From Acinonyx jubatus isolate Ajub_Pintada_27869175 chromosome B2, VMU_Ajub_asm_v1.0, whole genome shotgun sequence, a single genomic window includes:
- the TUBB2A gene encoding tubulin beta-2A chain isoform X1 — MREIVHIQAGQCGNQIGAKFWEVISDEHGIDPTGSYHGDSDLQLERINVYYNEAAGNKYVPRAILVDLEPGTMDSVRSGPFGQIFRPDNFVFGQSGAGNNWAKGHYTEGAELVDSVLDVVRKESESCDCLQGFQLTHSLGGGTGSGMGTLLISKIREEYPDRIMNTFSVMPSPKVSDTVVEPYNATLSVHQLVENTDETYSIDNEALYDICFRTLKLTTPTYGDLNHLVSATMSGVTTCLRFPGQLNADLRKLAVNMVPFPRLHFFMPGFAPLTSRGSQQYRALTVPELTQQMFDSKNMMAACDPRHGRYLTVAAIFRGRMSMKEVDEQMLNVQNKNSSYFVEWIPNNVKTAVCDIPPRGLKMSATFIGNSTAIQELFKRISEQFTAMFRRKAFLHWYTGEGMDEMEFTEAESNMNDLVSEYQQYQDATADEQGEFEEEEGEDEA; from the exons ATGCGCGAGATCGTGCACATCCAGGCGGGCCAGTGCGGCAACCAGATCGGCGCCAAG ttttgGGAGGTCATCAGTGATGAGCATGGGATCGACCCCACTGGCAGTTACCATGGAGACAGTGACTTGCAGCTGGAGAGAATCAATGTGTACTACAACGAAGCTGCTG GTAACAAATACGTACCTCGGGCCATCCTGGTGGATCTGGAGCCAGGCACCATGGACTCGGTCAGGTCTGGACCATTTGGCCAGATCTTCAGGCCAGACAACTTCGTGTTCG GCCAGAGCGGTGCTGGAAACAACTGGGCAAAGGGCCACTACACAGAGGGAGCCGAGCTGGTCGACTCGGTCCTGGACGTGGTGAGGAAGGAATCAGAAAGCTGTGACTGTCTGCAGGGCTTCCAGCTGACCCACTCGCTGGGGGGCGGCACAGGGTCTGGGATGGGCACCCTGCTCATCAGCAAGATCCGGGAGGAGTACCCCGACCGCATCATGAACACCTTCAGCGTCATGCCCTCGCCCAAGGTGTCAGACACGGTGGTCGAGCCCTACAACGCCACCCTGTCGGTGCACCAGCTGGTGGAGAACACAGATGAAACCTACTCCATTGACAACGAGGCGCTGTACGACATCTGCTTCCGTACCCTGAAACTGACCACCCCCACGTACGGCGACCTCAACCACCTGGTGTCGGCCACCATGAGCGGGGTCACCACCTGCCTGCGCTTCCCGGGCCAGCTGAACGCCGACCTGCGCAAGCTGGCCGTGAACATGGTGCCCTTCCCGCGCCTGCACTTCTTCATGCCCGGCTTCGCGCCGCTCACCAGCCGGGGCAGCCAGCAGTACCGCGCGCTGACGGTGCCCGAGCTGACCCAGCAGATGTTCGACTCCAAGAACATGATGGCCGCGTGCGACCCGCGCCACGGCCGCTACCTGACCGTGGCTGCCATCTTCCGCGGCCGCATGTCCATGAAGGAGGTGGACGAGCAGATGCTCAACGTGCAGAACAAGAACAGCAGCTACTTCGTCGAGTGGATCCCCAACAACGTGAAGACAGCCGTGTGCGACATCCCGCCGCGCGGCCTCAAGATGTCGGCCACCTTCATCGGCAACAGCACGGCCATCCAGGAGCTGTTCAAGCGCATCTCGGAGCAGTTCACGGCCATGTTCCGGCGCAAGGCCTTCCTGCACTGGTACACGGGCGAGGGCATGGATGAGATGGAGTTCACCGAAGCCGAGAGCAACATGAACGACCTGGTGTCCGAGTACCAGCAGTACCAGGACGCCACGGCCGACGAGCAGGGTGAGttcgaggaggaggagggcgaggaCGAGGCTTAA
- the TUBB2A gene encoding tubulin beta-2A chain isoform X2 — protein MDSVRSGPFGQIFRPDNFVFGQSGAGNNWAKGHYTEGAELVDSVLDVVRKESESCDCLQGFQLTHSLGGGTGSGMGTLLISKIREEYPDRIMNTFSVMPSPKVSDTVVEPYNATLSVHQLVENTDETYSIDNEALYDICFRTLKLTTPTYGDLNHLVSATMSGVTTCLRFPGQLNADLRKLAVNMVPFPRLHFFMPGFAPLTSRGSQQYRALTVPELTQQMFDSKNMMAACDPRHGRYLTVAAIFRGRMSMKEVDEQMLNVQNKNSSYFVEWIPNNVKTAVCDIPPRGLKMSATFIGNSTAIQELFKRISEQFTAMFRRKAFLHWYTGEGMDEMEFTEAESNMNDLVSEYQQYQDATADEQGEFEEEEGEDEA, from the exons ATGGACTCGGTCAGGTCTGGACCATTTGGCCAGATCTTCAGGCCAGACAACTTCGTGTTTG GCCAGAGCGGTGCTGGAAACAACTGGGCAAAGGGCCACTACACAGAGGGAGCCGAGCTGGTCGACTCGGTCCTGGACGTGGTGAGGAAGGAATCAGAAAGCTGTGACTGTCTGCAGGGCTTCCAGCTGACCCACTCGCTGGGGGGCGGCACAGGGTCTGGGATGGGCACCCTGCTCATCAGCAAGATCCGGGAGGAGTACCCCGACCGCATCATGAACACCTTCAGCGTCATGCCCTCGCCCAAGGTGTCAGACACGGTGGTCGAGCCCTACAACGCCACCCTGTCGGTGCACCAGCTGGTGGAGAACACAGATGAAACCTACTCCATTGACAACGAGGCGCTGTACGACATCTGCTTCCGTACCCTGAAACTGACCACCCCCACGTACGGCGACCTCAACCACCTGGTGTCGGCCACCATGAGCGGGGTCACCACCTGCCTGCGCTTCCCGGGCCAGCTGAACGCCGACCTGCGCAAGCTGGCCGTGAACATGGTGCCCTTCCCGCGCCTGCACTTCTTCATGCCCGGCTTCGCGCCGCTCACCAGCCGGGGCAGCCAGCAGTACCGCGCGCTGACGGTGCCCGAGCTGACCCAGCAGATGTTCGACTCCAAGAACATGATGGCCGCGTGCGACCCGCGCCACGGCCGCTACCTGACCGTGGCTGCCATCTTCCGCGGCCGCATGTCCATGAAGGAGGTGGACGAGCAGATGCTCAACGTGCAGAACAAGAACAGCAGCTACTTCGTCGAGTGGATCCCCAACAACGTGAAGACAGCCGTGTGCGACATCCCGCCGCGCGGCCTCAAGATGTCGGCCACCTTCATCGGCAACAGCACGGCCATCCAGGAGCTGTTCAAGCGCATCTCGGAGCAGTTCACGGCCATGTTCCGGCGCAAGGCCTTCCTGCACTGGTACACGGGCGAGGGCATGGATGAGATGGAGTTCACCGAAGCCGAGAGCAACATGAACGACCTGGTGTCCGAGTACCAGCAGTACCAGGACGCCACGGCCGACGAGCAGGGTGAGttcgaggaggaggagggcgaggaCGAGGCTTAA